Part of the Vigna angularis cultivar LongXiaoDou No.4 chromosome 1, ASM1680809v1, whole genome shotgun sequence genome, AAACAGCATAACTCTCCAGTTCTTGAACCGATTGATTCTCTAATCCGCCTGAATCGCAAAAATCATTCTTGTACGCATACGATGTCAATGATGATTTCTTAGTGGCATCAATGTCATCGTTAAAGGGGTTAGTGTTAACTTCCAGCGTAACTAGTGCGCGATCCGAAGAAGTCTTTCTGGAAGAAGAATACTTTTTGGTATTCTTCTCCTCATCGTCAGAATCAAATGGATTAGTCCAAGATTCAACAGAACTAGGTTTAGCATCCTTCAAATGAGATTTCTTTGCACCTGACATTATCTCTCTTCTTGCAAAATTGATTCAGAAGCAGATTAAGAAGTAAATTTCTCAAAATCTGGTTCAACCTAAAAAGATAACGTAATTTTTCCCTGCAAGACAAGCAAGTGCTATTCAATCACTGTATATGTTCCTCAACAAGCAAAAGAAacccaaatataaaattcttaaatcaCTTATCACAAAAGCACTAATTTTGTCAAGAAACCTTATTCATAACTTGACTAAAACTGCAGGTTAATGATAGAGCCAAAAAATCGGACCAAAGCGATTAAGTGTAAAGCAACGTACAGAAAAACGGAATCAACAACCCCTAACAATGCCAGGGAAACGGatttagagaataaaaaaagtacaaaaattagcaacagaaaatgaaataacattttctttttcagaagCCTGTGTAAAAAGATCAAGAAACccgatattttctttttccgaAGCCTGTGTACAAGAGCGCAAAAACAGACGACCCAGATAGACTAAAAGGCTTATCCAAGTAACAGAATCATCAAAATCAAAACTTGTACAAGAGAAAGCAAGATGGTACCAGAGAGAGGAAAATAAGTGCTCAGAAAGACTCGTGAAGAAGCACAAATTTTGAGAGATCTAAACAacggaagaagaagaagatggttTCTATAAGAAGTTGGTAAAGCCAAAATCGCGTCAAGAAATGTCAGAATTGGAGGGTGGAAACTGCAAAGAAATCGCAGTGCGCAAGGCAAAATCGAGAGTGAAAGTTTTCTCTTGGGGGGTTTGTTGATGCGCTCTTGCACTGTTCTttcgtttatttaattaaaaaatattattattcatatgtTAGTTTATTGGAGGCGTCATTTGAATTGAGACGTTGAATGGATCAAGTGGGACCTTTTGAGATGTGCTATGTGGGGGCCACTccaaacaggaaaaaaaaatgaaaaggactttttcaaactttttcaaaCGCGAAAAATGAAAGTCTTTTTTTGGGGTTTTAGGGTACCAATTATTCCAAGGAAAGGGAAAGGAAGAGGATTCTATTCTACCTTCATATGTGAAGGAAGGGAGGGATACTAGAAGAAGAATGTTTGGGATTCTCACTTAAACTTACGcatatttttacaaaacttgaaaatatttctttatattgaatataataccaaacaaattattcatagataataatttttttagtgtttaagaataTTTACTGTACTAGAGAAAATATTTACGCATATACAGTTatactataatattaaaattcatgataaataaataaatatttaaaaaatggaaatatttttatgtatactaataatttaaatcgtaatataacttttttaattgaaataggTTGGtggttaaatatttaaaagataaatataaaaggGATTTTTAATTTGAGATAACCATGTGGAACCTTTTTTATTAGTTACCTAGTTCCGTGCCAAATGCAATTCTGAAAAATAggaattaaaattatatctaaacTTCATAATTGTTTgcaatatatatctttttttaataaattattgcCGGCCATTTGACATAGTATTGTGTTGGGTCAGTCCAAAAGCAAGTGGCACCCCAAAGATGTCACTCAAACTCAACAActgttatttattataataaaatgagaCAAGGATTCTAACTCTATTATCATCCTATCATTTATAAGTTTTACCggatttaattttcaatttttataaataagtttgagtatttttatttttgtttctattaaaagttattattaggtatttatacttttataatttttaattaattttttatcgaTTAATTTCTTTGTTGATTGAATGGCGTGACGTGATGTATTATTCATCATTGTTATCTTGCTCACGTGTATATTTGTGTTAAAAATGTGAGATttgtattaatataaaattatattaagattaatGTAAAATCataagtgaatttttttattgaagataTATTGTATCATTATTCACTTGTAACAGCCACGATTTTTTATCGTAAATGaatatataagttataaaaattttattattcaatgtcttttcaattaaaacaataaaaattacttatatttttatattattcataatGTCATTTCATATTAATAACAAGTTTTCATGTTAAtgtatgacaaaaaaaaataatagttaacaAAAAAAGAGTTAAAGGGTAGAAAGTcagttaaaaaaaacttaataaataaaaaggttaataaaaacacagtgACATTGTTTTGTGTAGTCtcctgtaattttttttatgtcatgagtttataatatacttaattactcgattaatataatttgaaattattatctattttaaaaatatttcataattttaattcatactAAGTGGAACGTTTTTAAATCATATCGCAATAAAGATCAGTGTATTCAgtgaaaatcattttaatatataatactaGTTGTTATTAGGGTTTATGTTGGATTTGTTTGAAACAGAAAATATTCATCACCGAAACCAATACGAGTTTTAAATTATTCAGGAACATGGTTGCATTATTATGGACTGTGATGCATTCAAGAGTAAAAAAAAGTGACAGTACAATCTTTTGATttaaatactatatttattaaatataacacAATTAacttaaagtaattttattaaatgtcataatatatatatatatatatatatatatatatatatatatgagtttgctAACGCGCATACgtttaaggatattttaataataatttttattctcaaaactaaaaaaaaaaaaaaaacccaaacctttaactctgtcatccctactgtagtccaattgaaaaaatcaaaaatttctctcaactctttcatctttctcactccaatcaatcttttctctgtcatctctaCTGTaaccccaattgaaaaaaaatcaaaaacacttgtcgttaaacaatcttataaaaaaaatgattttataatgagttttcatcttataatttttgtcttatctaattttatgcaattttcacaagcataaaggaattgctaattgacctggaaaaaaatcagaaatacttgttgttaaacaatttcttacaaaaaatgattttataatgagtttttattttataatttttgtcttatctaattttatctaattttcacaagcataatgacatcaaaggaattggtaattggcctggaaaaaatcagaaacactctttgttaaacaatttcttacaaaaactgactttataatgagttttcattttataatttttgtcgtatataattttatctaattttcacaagcataatgacatccaaaagaattggtaattgacttggagagtttttttagagatgatgattcaacatatgcagatgatgagggttagtgaagatggtgaaattgaagagatcttgaatgaacctttgcctgaaggtgaatatgtcaatgactcaactctttacaaaggcaaattgtttaaaggcaaatgtttttgattttttcaattggaactacagTAGGATACAGAGAAacggttggagtgagagagatgaaagagaaatgattgagaggaatgagagaggtgagtaagggtttgggtttttttttttttttaagttttgagaatgaaaattattaaaatacccttaaccttaaaacttagaatccatgatatataagggtatttttgtctactaaaatccggtacacattgctaaaatccggtacacattgctaaaatataccaactgaaaaacaggctaACGCGCGTTAgtaaacccatatatatatatatatatatatatatatatatatatatatatatatatatatatatatatatatataaatattaagttgATGGCCTCCCGCACATCattaagaaaaatgttattaaaatatttactacaTGGAATAtaactttaaagaaaaaatcattttgattTAGAAttctgttttaaaaaaataaaccaaaccCTGAAATCCAAATTCAAACTTAGATTTGCATATCatgggaaaaaaaatattaaaatatttaatattttaaaaatcatttttgtacCATTCCTGTCATTTGGGATTTAGCTTGAATCTGAATTCGAAAAGGGAACAACCCAAATATATGTGATACTTATTTTggatttattagataattttgaAGATAGTACAAAACTTATTGGATCTAAATACTAGACCAATACtcttagaatatttttattttattaacatatgGTTATGATTTATgtcttataattattatttgataataattatatctTTAGGTTTAAAAACACATGATTTAAAACCTTACAGGTTCAAGACAACAACTCAAAGGTTTAAGAATTTAGAGTTTTTATCTTGAATTATTGTTAACTTTAAGTTAAATTATTCActctatatattttttctcaGAACATTGAACTTCTTACCGGAACAATTATATTCACATGATTTATAATAACAGAttcatgtatattttatttttctattttacgcatatatatatatatatatatatatatatatatatatatatatatatatatatatatatatatatatattcttgtatagtagtaaaaataaagaaatatagctttatttataaaataacaataaaaatacactatttggttttttttattaggatacattttgtttctgaaaattatttaatgattaatttttaaatctttcatACTTTGgcctattaaaataataaattttgtgtgtgttttaCATTTAGTTGACGCcacttttgttatgtttttatgaaaaaaacaattcaatgtaagtaaattttattcttttaatattaaggTTTTTGTCGATAAaccattttaaataaagtaagaaaaatCGAATATcaagttattaaaaaatgaataaaacaaatattatttaatacaaataaaaggaaaatatatatttaaacaaagttaaagaaacaattattatttttattaaaaatataaaaatgattttttatttattttaaaactagaaaaatattattttattttcttggacGAGAGGAGGTACTTAGGGTTTCCGTTTTTCTTCTGGCAGTCCTACCACTGTTCCAATTTCCAAATCGCAATTAAGACCCAAAGGTTGAGAGCAGCACTGTGAGAAACACAACAAACACGGCCGCCCAACCGTTACCGAAACACTGACACACTTTGTAATTGTTAGAGTCTCTCCTTTCGTCGAACAATTGGAAGGCAGAATGGgagggaggaagaagaagttcATCGACAAGAAGAACTCTGCCACATTCCAACTCATCGCTCGCGACTCCTCCGACCCTTCTTTTTCCCAATCCGACCGCGTCTTCGTCCGCGTCGACAACAACCCCGTTTCCTTCCCCGACGCTGAAGACGCCGGCTTCGACGATGCTACTGGTGACTACGACGACTATGATGGAGCTAGCGGTGGCCCGTTGCCTGAGGACGTCAGGAAGGAAATTCTGGAGCTAGGGTTTCCGGATGATGGCTATAACTACTTGAATCACTTGAGGGAAATCAAGAATACTGGCGCTGGTGCTGCTTTCTTTCAGAACCCCAAGTTCAAGCTTCAGCACCTTCCTCGTGATGTTAAGGTGCTCCCACCTTTGTCTCGTTTTTTGTGGCTTTTAGATAGGTCTGTGTCTTTTATTTTCGTTCCCGGTTCATAGGATATGTGCAAATAAGAAAGGAAGCGTTTGTTTTAGGGTGTGATTTTGTGGTCGCAGGAATACTATACCCAGTGATGTACTCCCATAAACAGGCTAggtttgaatatttaattttagaaaataaataaataaaaaatggcaaataaattaattgaagaaaGATAGCCTAGCAGGAATAGGCAGTTATATTTCTGTTTAACATGAGACTCACTCTTTTTGATGATAGAAACGGTTCAAATTGTGAAGGTGTACTTTTTTGCTAACAAATGTAGGACTATTTGTTCTCATCTTCACATTCCCTGGAATAATGAAAGGTGACATCAAACGAACATTCCCACCCAAAGTTATAATTCTATTTGTAGTTGTGCGATTGAAGTTATGGATGCGTTTGGCATTTTGTAAACTCAAACTCGGCCTTAGTGATTTTTGTTTCGTTTGGCATTTAAATTGTGAGGTCTATGATGTTAATATTGAAGCGATGGATTACTAGGTTGCTTGTTGAAGTGGAAACTGATTGTTTGCGTTTTTTTCGCTGGTGAGTGTAGGCATATGATGCTTCGAGATTGCAAATTTCTGAGTCCCATGGAGAGCCCGAGGAGAATTCTTTGTACAGTGTCGCATCCAAGACTACCAGCGTAAGGGTGCAGAAGGCGGTTGATCCTGAAGTGGCTGCATTGCTAGATGACAGTGACGTGTCACGGTTGGGATCTGATGTTGAGGATTTGGAAGAAGACTTTGTTGTTCAGGCAAATCTccttgaagatgaagatgacgaAGAGAAGAATCGAATTTGTAATAAAACGAGTTTTCCTGAGGAATCTCTGGTAAATAGAAATCCAAGCAGTGTACATGTACTGCAAGTTTCTACCCATTCCAGAGATACAGATGATTATGAACCTTTTCATGGGGTAACAGATGGTGTACCAGGGGTGGACTGTGTTGGTGAGAAGCCAAGACCTCGTCGTTTGCTGGATGAGCAATTTGATTTGGTGAGTTTTTCTATACATAACATTTTGTTATGTGTGTCAATACTTTGGTCCTCTGTTGCTTTCTCTTTAGGAATCAAAGTATTTAATGAGGCATGTCGAGCCTCTTTCTTTCCGGTATCTGAAGAGGATACATTTGCCTAATTTTTCCGTTGCTATAATTGCAAGTATTATTATGTCTTTATTGACTGTCCGTGCCTTTTAGCCTATGTTTCTCATTCTCTGCATATTTCTCTCACAGCTTGAACGTCAAGAATATGGAactgatgatgatgaagatgaagatgatggtgattattatgaaaattatcaAGCCGATGAAGATGAGTCCCTTGCTGAGAAGCTCAAACACTCTCTTAAGAATCATGGGATGGATGATGTAGAACTTGATGATGACAAGTATAAGGTTCCTGCAGATTTATTGAAGAATAAAGAGGCCCCACAGGAGGAACAAGATGATTCTGCTGCTGATGTGATCCGTCGTTGCAAGGAATACGCAGAGGGGTATGAAGTTGAAGATGAGAACAAGGATGTTGTATTTGTACAAGAAAGTAGTGATGAATCAGAAGTTTGGGACTGTGAGACTATTGTTTCAACATATTCTAATTTAGATAATCATCCTGGAAAGATTGAAGCACCTGGAGTCTCTAGGAAAAAGAGATTGGCTCAAACTGTGTCTGCAGTCTTGGGTTCCTCTGATCAAATAATATCCCTTAGAGGAAAAGAGAAACTTCCTGTAGACTTCCTTCCTGGAAGTAGGAAAGCTTCCACTGAAAAGTCTAAAGGCCAGAACATTACGAAAACTGAACAGAACAAGAGAAAACAACATGGCCTTGAGACAAAGGAGGAGAAGAAAGAACGGAAGGTATCTATATTGCCTACTTGATTCTATGATACCTATGTTGATGTTTTCCTTTTATACGCAATTCTTATTATTACCACTTACAATGACAGGAATGGTTGTGTTGTTTTGTAGGCTGCTGTGAAGGAGGAACGACGTGAGGCACGTCGcactaaaaaagaaacaaaagagctTTATAGATTTGAAGCACATCGGGCACAGAAGGCTGCTGCTGTGTCTGGTCCTTCTTCCATTCATCTTCTGTAAGTCTTCAAATTGGCTTATGACTTTATACAAAAATGGAATGCATTGGTTCCTACATGTATGCCTACATTATATGAAACCTTCAGTTAAAAGGAGAAAGTAGATCAATATCATTAGACAAGGCCACATGTACTGATATGATATGCCCCAATACTGTAGAAGCAGATATCACAGTACAGGGATATGACAGATAGATTACAGAAATAAGGCATTATGCTAGTACAGTGGGATTTATTAAATGGACACaaatattgtatatatattaatattcaaaGCTATCAAAATCTAACAAATTTGACTTTTACTTGGGGGGGGGGGCGATTGGCTCTTTAGTAAGTTTAGAGACATTTTAAGCTAGCTTGAATTATTTCAACTTGTGTCAAGTTCCTTCACTTTACTTTGAAATGTGTTTCAGGCGTATCGAATTATCCATCATGatttaaattgataattttgatTGCATTAGCTTGAATCCTATGCTTATGATGGTTTcacgtgttttttttttgagaCGTATTATTGTTTGAATGCTGTATCCTTCCTGGTAAGAAAAATAGGTTTCTATCTGATAAATAAAACTTATGATTTTATATGCTGGTCATGGCTGGAAGACCTCGTGGttcatcaaaaatatattcGAATTTTTGTGCTTGTAAATTGACTTGTAGGGTGCCCAGTGTTCACGTTATATGGTTGACTAGGATAGGGATGATTACAAACTTTGAATTTCAATAGATGCCATGAAAGGAAGGCATCATTTTGTGTTAATTCTCACTTTAATTGCGTGTGTCCAGATGCCGTGGCTTATGTGTTTTTGTTAGTGTTGACTCTGTTTTCCTATCTATCTCTGTAGGTAAGTTAACAGTTAGAAGTACTGGCATGTCACTCGTGTGTCTGCTGTTCCGCCTTTTTAAAGCTTTCGAGGTTTGAGGATGCTTCGGACATGGCTGTTGAGTCTTTTTACACAAGCAAGAATGTGCTCGGAGAGTTTATTTGCTATTCTTATTCATAATGTTTACCAATAatctttattttgttattggtGAAGAAGTTATTTTAGTGGCTTTTTGTTTAAAACAAAGTACGGCAACAGTAAGTACGTTTTGTTTTGGGCTTAATTATACAGGAGGATACACAAATAGTTTTGATTATTCTTCTGAGTTGAGTTATATGGTTTACTGATCAAAGgctaagaaaaatattttatgccTTTGGTCAAATATACTATGATATATGTAACATCCTACTTTagttatttagaaaattttggaaCTTTGGAGTTCTGTTCCAAATTTGGAATGTTCCATTATATGACAAACTGGTCTGGTGGAGTTTTGTACTTGGCCGAATCCCGTAGTTGCACAGAATTCGGACAATGAACAATTGAGCCTATTACCATAGACACCCCAAAATCCGCTTAACATGAAGCTTTTCCTTCAGCAGTTGAGCCAAGTTATAACTAGCAAAACTTAACATGTTATTTGATGTGACTAAGAATACTACTTGAAGATAAACAGGAATGATTGCATTTTCAATGTGCATGATCCTTAATAAGAACAAAACTCCTACAAGTTTTAGATAGAAAAATTCTATACGAACATCATTAATTTTTCTATCCCTAACATCTAATAAAagttaatacttttttaattctttttaagctattttataatttaaaataaaaataaaattttattgatgttGTGTGGGTGTAGAGTAGAAATGGAAGTGCCCATGTATCTATCATGGATATTTTTATCCACATTGTGAATAAAAGATGAAACTTGATGCGGAAAATATGAATAGGAATGCTAAGATATAAGAAGAAAGGAAGGAAGGAGTGTGTTGATTAAAGTATGAGGCACGAGGCAGGCACATGACGTTCGCTTATCCGACCCAAAGTAGATAACAGATGAGAGAGTGGCACTGAGGCACAACCAATAACGAGAATCCAACTCAGCTTCTTCACTCTCCTAACCTTATCCACAATCCATAACCCTCTCCTTAGTTAACAACCACCAATCTGCTTCTATCAGAATCTAAAGACCTTTCCTTCTTACTTCTCTTACCACCCTACACTCCATTCTCACACACCCTTTCCAAACAACCAACCATGTCGCTCACAATTCCCACCAATCTATCCAAGCCCGCCGCCCTCCGCCCCAAACTAGGCTCCAAACTGCGTCCCACCATCGTCTGCAGTGCCACTCCCAACAACTccgacaacaacaacaacatcatatCCTCCGATCTGAAGGCCTTCTCCGCCGCCCTCGCCCTCTCCTCCATCCTGCTCTCGGCGCCGCTCCCCGCCGTCGCGGACATCTCCGGTCTGACCCCGTGCAAGGAGTCCAAGCAGTTCGCGAAGCGCGAGAAGCAGTCGATAAAGAAGCTGGAGTCATCGCTGAAGCTGTACGAGCCGGACAGTGCTCCCGCCCTGGCGATAAAGGCGTCGGTGGAGAAGACGAAGCGGCGGTTCGACAACTACGCGAAGCAGGGGCTTCTGTGCGGCGCCGACGGGCTACCGCACCTGATCGTGAGCGGGGACCAGAGGCACTGGGGCGAGTTCATCACTCCTGGGTTCCTATTCCTGTACATCGCCGGGTGGATCGGGTGGGTGGGTCGGAGCTACCTTATTGCCATCAGGGATGAGAAAAAACCGACGATGAAGGAGATCATCATCGACGTTCCTCTCGCCTCTCGCTTGCTCTTCCGGGGATTCAGTTGGCCCGTTGCTGCCTACAGAGAGCTCATCAACGGTGACCTCATTGCCAAGGATGTCTAGCCCAATTCATTCCCTTCCCAAGGTCCCTtcttcactctctctctctctctctctcgctTTCCATTTCTGTGCTTTGTTTTTCCTCCCTCATTATTATtcactttacttttttttctttcttctcttctcagaTCAGATAGAGGAAGCCAGTGTGGGATGTTTATGCGCTCACTTTGTATCATTTTTTAATCCATGTAATGTAATGTAATCAAATGCATCTCAACCTTTTCGCTTCCTTTCGTTTCTCACTCTCTTCCATTATAT contains:
- the LOC108343890 gene encoding uncharacterized protein LOC108343890 — its product is MGGRKKKFIDKKNSATFQLIARDSSDPSFSQSDRVFVRVDNNPVSFPDAEDAGFDDATGDYDDYDGASGGPLPEDVRKEILELGFPDDGYNYLNHLREIKNTGAGAAFFQNPKFKLQHLPRDVKAYDASRLQISESHGEPEENSLYSVASKTTSVRVQKAVDPEVAALLDDSDVSRLGSDVEDLEEDFVVQANLLEDEDDEEKNRICNKTSFPEESLVNRNPSSVHVLQVSTHSRDTDDYEPFHGVTDGVPGVDCVGEKPRPRRLLDEQFDLLERQEYGTDDDEDEDDGDYYENYQADEDESLAEKLKHSLKNHGMDDVELDDDKYKVPADLLKNKEAPQEEQDDSAADVIRRCKEYAEGYEVEDENKDVVFVQESSDESEVWDCETIVSTYSNLDNHPGKIEAPGVSRKKRLAQTVSAVLGSSDQIISLRGKEKLPVDFLPGSRKASTEKSKGQNITKTEQNKRKQHGLETKEEKKERKAAVKEERREARRTKKETKELYRFEAHRAQKAAAVSGPSSIHLL
- the LOC108343904 gene encoding photosystem I reaction center subunit III, chloroplastic, giving the protein MSLTIPTNLSKPAALRPKLGSKLRPTIVCSATPNNSDNNNNIISSDLKAFSAALALSSILLSAPLPAVADISGLTPCKESKQFAKREKQSIKKLESSLKLYEPDSAPALAIKASVEKTKRRFDNYAKQGLLCGADGLPHLIVSGDQRHWGEFITPGFLFLYIAGWIGWVGRSYLIAIRDEKKPTMKEIIIDVPLASRLLFRGFSWPVAAYRELINGDLIAKDV